The sequence below is a genomic window from Anopheles cruzii chromosome 3, idAnoCruzAS_RS32_06, whole genome shotgun sequence.
TCGTTAATGGCGGCAAACATTCCGGTGCAGTCACTGTGAGATCGAGCATGTTTCGCCACGTTGCCAACGGTCGGCAGAAGGTTGGCGGTACCCACTGCTTTCTGTTTCTTGGCGTCCGTTCCTATCTGCCCCTCATCGTGCCTTTCACGCTCTTCCCTGGCTCTCTCCGGCTCAACCGTTGCCGGTACAggttcatcgtcgtcgtcatccgtCTCATCAAAGCGGATATCACCGCTGTTCGTGTCGCTCGAACCATCACCCAACAGTCCGTGTACGGTGAGGTGATCGAGCGACGGCAGATCGTTCATATCGGGCGCATGATGAAAGTCGAGCTCACGCAAAAGCTGCTTGTAGGCCGAACTTTGGTAGAAGTTATTCAGAAACACCTCCTCGTTCTTTTGCTTCTCGTAGATGTACTTGCAGATGGAGTCGAACCAAGTGTTTTCCGGTTGTATCGTATGATCCTTCAATCGAATGTTGAGTGCCTCGATTAACCCCGGATCGATGTTCAGGTAGTTGGAAGATTTATGGTGGAGGTACTAGAAAACCAAATCGAACACAAAGTACACGCCACATTAAGCGAACGGCGGGGCGGGAGATTTGCTGCAAAAAGATTACCTCTCGATAGAGATTGTTGGCCTTTTCGCGAATGCTTCGCAGCACCTCATCACGACttagtttcgttttgttcaCCTGTATCTCGGAAAAGCTTTGGCTAGTTGTGAGTTTCCATTCTGAAAGACGCACCAGTGAACCCAGTGTGTTAGCATTCGGATCCGTTTGTCCGCTTGTCCGCGTACCACTTACCCTGAGCGGTGAGGTAGAATATCACATATTTTTGCAAGTTGAGAACGCTAAGATAGTCCAGATAGTACGACACGGCTAGCTCCTTGCGCAGGATATCGTCGAGGCTGAGTTGTGGCAGATTGGAGGACACCCGTTCGCGCTCGCTTTTGCCAAAATCTTCAatacaaaaaacaattttaacaATAGATTTGTGCAcaaatgaaatattattgtttaccatttttgttgttctgcAAATGGCTAATGCGCAGGTCGATCAACTTTTGGGTGTACTTTAGACTGCCTAGCTCGGCCGTACAGTTGCTGTCCTTGTACTTGGCGTCCATCTCTTTGGTGATTAGCTGGCGGCAGGCGCGCAACTCGGACAGGTCGCTCGATTGGCGGATCATCTTCAACAGAAACTCTCCGGCCGGTGGATCCTTCATGAATTGTTTCGCAATTTGCAGATTAACAAAATCCGGATCGGCCAATGTATCAAATAGGGGTTTCAACAGACTGTTTGACAAAAGCGCGCAAAGAAGCGTACGCAATGCGAGGCAGTTGAAGTCCTCTTCGGGTAACAAAAAGTACAGCACCGTCTCGGCTATGCGTTTCAGGTACTCATTGAGCGCGGCCTCATCCATACACTCGCTCCGGTAGTCCTCGCTGAAGCCAAAGAATGAATTCAGGAGCATTGTGTCCGGGTCTATAAGCGACTGTTCGTCCGCCTGGGTACCATAGAAGCGTGAGTTGGCGACGTTCTTCTGCAGCGCCGCATTGCCCAACTGCCAGGTGAGATCGGTTTCGCTCTTGTTGCGCCGATGGCCTTCCATCTTAACGTTGCGCTTCTGCGGGGACAGTTTCTCGTGGATTTTGGTGCGCTTCTGCCCGGTCACCGATAGTTTGCTCGCACTGTTGGCTACCTCTTGCGTGGCCAGGCGGTAGAAGCGCGTATGCTTGGCGAGATCATCGATCAACCGTGTAGTCATGAGCGGTAGCAGATCGGCAGATCGGATGCGTTGACAAATGCGCAGCACGAGCGTTTCGATGCTGTTACGAATGTGGCACTCGGAAAACTCACGGCTGTCCGAAACCATCGTGTACCACGAGTCGATAAAGTCTCGCACCACGTAATCTAGGATGGAATGGATGAGCTTGTCGACCGGTTTGTTGCCGCTGaggattttcttcttcctcggcGAACCGGGCGGTGTTTCCCGGCCAAGCAGCGCTTCCTGTGGATGATTGATGTACGATTTGAAGGACGAAAGGGGTGTCGACGAGACCGACACTTCTTCACCGACCGATACGTTCCCAACTGCGAAGCGAAAGTATTAAACTGTTAACTTTCTCTCTttgattgaaacaaaattacttTTCAGTAAAGTCTCCTCTGTGggaataaaacatgtttcaccaggaccaggaccaaTTCTTATTTTTCTGTGAAATATGCTTTAACCCCAAGTTGTATGTAAGATCTtacccaccaccacacatTATGCTAGTGTCCTGGCctttctaattttttttagcGAAATCTAACATACATTAAAGCAATTCGTTTGTAGCATACGGAATGGTGGTGAAATGGGATTAGAGTCGATTGCGTGACGCGCAAATTTGTTTTACCATCTTTCCTCCGCTGTCGTCCCGCTTGTTCCGCCGGTTCTGTTGCCCCGACCGATGATCCCCCCGCACCTCCGGCGCGCTTGTCTGTGTGAATCTTGATAGTATCGAAGGGTCTCCAGCGACTTCGCTCCTCGGgggctgcaccaccacccgggccgggcggcgtAGGTTGTCGGTTGGCCGGGGCCTGGCCTGTCTCCGGACTACTATCTAAAATGGTATGGTGGTCCCGTTGGTGGAAGTGCAAATGGCCACGGTGCATTAGGTGATCGGTGATTGCGTTTGGCTTCGCCGCTGACGGTAGCTCGCTGTGACGCGGTTCACGCTTTTTAAACAGTAACTCGATTCCGGCATCGAGAAAATTGCGAcgccgaccaccaccgtgcgcTCCActgccatcggtggccgcagTTGACGGGTGACGAGAAGAAGCCCGTGACGACTCGGTTTGAACTTTGATGTTGGGTGAAATGAGCAGCAAATTACCGGGCTTAGGATCGCAAACTATTGGCACGATAGATCGGGCACACAGAAACATACACCGGTATTCACACGGCGGGGATGTTGCAAGGGGTGCGTGTGGGTGCATTTAAGACGAATTTTGGATAATTGTACAGGTGAAGcaaaggtggtggtggtcgtggaaaagagaaaaagagagagagaagagaaacGGTGGGGTTTCGATTGAGGCGCGAATGAAATTTATGCCAGGGGGCGCATGTGACAACAACCGAAAATCAGAGCACAAAACTCTAAACGAGATAATTCAAACCAAAGCGTGACGTACACTAAACagaacataaaaacataacgAGCGACAGAAGCATGAAGACAAATCACGCTAATGCATGAAataaagcaaaccaaacaGCGACATGAACAatacaacataaaaaaacgaaagccaATCACAATCATAAGGAAGTTGAACCGAAAcacatttgaaacaaaactttGCAACACTTTGAGGAGTTGCTAACGACGTTGCTCTACGTACCTATGCTGAGGCCCAACGTTTTCGGTTCATCCAGTGGATTCTCCAGCAGTCCACTGTCGAGGAATTTGTCTAGATCACTGTGCTGCAAATACAGTATGGTCAGAAAGCTACACCAAAGACATGACCAACGTAAACAGTGAGATTAGCAACAAATGGTtaacggcacacacaaacacgcagtACGATGCCGTACCCGAGAAGAAACGCAATCAAACCGATAGCCATTGTGGTGACCCAGAACACTCCGAACAGATTGATGGACACCGCCACGCTCAAGGCGATCCAGCTAGCGTACTTAAATTCCATCCTGCCGAAAGGATAGCGTCGCACACCGAGCGCTCGGTGAGTTATCAAGTATTACCAAATTATCAAATTATTCACCGCAGCGGTCGCTCTGAACTCCTCCGAGGAGTTACATATTTCATCGATATTTACGAACTGCtcgtgttttgcttttcacaaaaacaactttttttttttttgttatgagTTTGTTTGGTTCGTGAAATGACAGCTATGACAGTTGCAGCCCGGTGCAAAAGATGCATACCTCGCTTCCATCGTCCCGGGGAGTACTAGAGTCGTTTTGAAAATGAATATTCACTACCGTTACCATGCCGTTGCGTGTTGTTAACCCCgcgttggtttttttttgcccaatGCCGAGTGGTGGTGACATTTCGTAtataaaaaaagtaaaatcaaattcaaaGAAATATAGCAAAATTCGGGAAATATAGCATTTAACAcacgattaatcggtgcacGATAACCAACTGTACGCTTGCTTTTTTATCTGCTTTAGAAGTCGAAGTAGTAAACCAGAACTGTACGTAGAAAGCGATGCAAAATGGCAAATCACTGCTTACCCCGTACCCATTTCCTCCGCCATTGGGATAGCGTTTCCAGTTTGAATCGTTGCACTATTGATTTGATTGGTCATGTTTCCTTTCGGCGACTATCATGGCTATATCTATCAAGCATTCGTATGATTGGCTATTTAGCctacaaaaagaaagaaatatcGCGAAAAGTCTGAGGTTCGATTTTCCGTTGCCAATCAGCAGTCAGTTTTACGCGGTCCGCGGACAAATATGGTCAAATTTTGAAGCGAATTTTGATTACGTTGTTGTAGAGTATGTGGTTGAGGGCATAAAAAAAAGTATTGGGTATTCGTTCCATTAAAGCACTGTAATCGAAGTGAGATGGCAAAGTTGCTGGCCACGTTTAAAGCCATTCTGACAAGGATTCTGTTTGCCGCCCACGGGTTTATTGCTATCTGGCAAGtgacccaaaacaaaaccgatcCCATCTACTGGAGTCTGTGTGCTCCGATCGGCGTGCTTTGCATCGAAGGCATCTTTACGCTGGCGATCAAAAAGAATCAGGAATGGCGCTGGTAAGGCTTGCGGAGCGGAATGAAAGATAGTAGCCGTAAAATCTAATTTCCTGCCTAGACTCAAGTGCCGGTGATACAGGAGAACGTGGTCGAAAGCTGCGTGGTGTCGCACCGGAtaggtgctgtgtgtgtttgctccGACGGATGTTTCGTTCACCATCGTTCCGTGCTGGTTCATTGAGGacatgattttgttttcaatgttGAGAAGATACtagaatgaaacgaaagtgGAGTGAAAGTCGTTGGACGTAAGAAGCGGAAGTAGTAGAGTGACGAAGGCGAACGAATTGTAGAAGAAATGAATTTTGTGCCTCAAAAAGAggggttcctttttcgtttGGATTGTGTTGAATGTCACACGCAAGGTCCTGATAGTTTCAAATAGAATTTTCAAAATGAGTTTTCCTCGATCAAATGATAGGGATCTTTTCATAGTCGAGCGAATATATTTTCCTGCCAATTCATAAACAAACGAGTATGCCGAAGGGAAGCTTCCGTGAGATCTGCCTGGACTTTCTTGGGTTCTGTGCGAGgatttgtatgttttattaaaaaactGTGTTCAATATCTGATCTAAATAGTTCTCAAATACTTGCTACTATATTTAATGCAAGATTACAAtttacacaaaacaaataagtATCAATCATATCGCGTGTAACTGAATGAAAGTTCATGTAAGATTTCCAGTAAATGACCCCTTTCTCCTTGTTAAACCAATTTAACGGTGACGAAAATCTTAATTTATCTATTCATCTGAACAGGAAAGAATAGCAAAGTTAAACAACATCTACAGTCTAGTAATTTTTACCCCACGAAGGACAGTTGTTCTTGTACTTGTGCTGGCTCGTTTCGGATTATTAGAATATGTTTTCTATTAAACATGCACGTTGTGTTGTTGATTGTATGAAACATAATCCTAAAGCTATTGTTTTTTAAGCCAAACCGTGGTCAGTAGTTGTTAAATGTAAATGTTAAAGGCGCTTAAAGTTATAGATTGTTTTCATGCAGGGAACAATGCCCAACCCAGCCACcgtgtttctttcgttccatCAACCAGGTGATGGAGTTTCCCAGAAAATGTATTGTGCTGCTGTGCGCTGCGAAACTTTTCCTAATGGGCAAGACGGGGCATAAATATAGATTAAATGTAATCCTTCGCTTTTCATGGCCCTGAGCGCAATGCCGTCATTTTAAGAAAATTTCACCTTATCCAAACCTTATCACAGTCTGTAAACCGTATCAGTAACCTTACAGACACAGCACGCAGGCGACCGGAATGTTCACGAGCTACTTCATTAATTGCTGGATTTTCTCCTACATTCCCTTTTCTAATGCTTTAACTTAATACGTGCTTTGAACAACTCACTAGCTTAAAGGCCTTGGTTTGAGCGAAGTAAACTTGCAGCAGAACGTAACACTAAACGGACAGCCCTTTGTTAAAAGCCAAATAGTTTCCGTTGGTTGTTACAAATACCGCAATAACTCCTAACATTACGCTGTCATTTGGCTTTTTGCGCAGGTTTTGTCCGTCGGTATTTCTGTATCTCTCCAGCATCGTACCAGCGATTTGGT
It includes:
- the LOC128274818 gene encoding sorting nexin-13-like, with protein sequence MEFKYASWIALSVAVSINLFGVFWVTTMAIGLIAFLLGFLTILYLQHSDLDKFLDSGLLENPLDEPKTLGLSIVCDPKPGNLLLISPNIKVQTESSRASSRHPSTAATDGSGAHGGGRRRNFLDAGIELLFKKREPRHSELPSAAKPNAITDHLMHRGHLHFHQRDHHTILDSSPETGQAPANRQPTPPGPGGGAAPEERSRWRPFDTIKIHTDKRAGGAGGSSVGATEPAEQAGRQRRKDVGNVSVGEEVSVSSTPLSSFKSYINHPQEALLGRETPPGSPRKKKILSGNKPVDKLIHSILDYVVRDFIDSWYTMVSDSREFSECHIRNSIETLVLRICQRIRSADLLPLMTTRLIDDLAKHTRFYRLATQEVANSASKLSVTGQKRTKIHEKLSPQKRNVKMEGHRRNKSETDLTWQLGNAALQKNVANSRFYGTQADEQSLIDPDTMLLNSFFGFSEDYRSECMDEAALNEYLKRIAETVLYFLLPEEDFNCLALRTLLCALLSNSLLKPLFDTLADPDFVNLQIAKQFMKDPPAGEFLLKMIRQSSDLSELRACRQLITKEMDAKYKDSNCTAELGSLKYTQKLIDLRISHLQNNKNDFGKSERERVSSNLPQLSLDDILRKELAVSYYLDYLSVLNLQKYVIFYLTAQEWKLTTSQSFSEIQVNKTKLSRDEVLRSIREKANNLYREYLHHKSSNYLNIDPGLIEALNIRLKDHTIQPENTWFDSICKYIYEKQKNEEVFLNNFYQSSAYKQLLRELDFHHAPDMNDLPSLDHLTVHGLLGDGSSDTNSGDIRFDETDDDDDEPVPATVEPERAREERERHDEGQIGTDAKKQKAVGTANLLPTVGNVAKHARSHSDCTGMFAAINDLNIEQLRQSSDCSSNDSGSEATTTYHSARKPVPSPVALQTSSVGERNSVENAEPLQHHHHQQQHHHFRHKLSARIINTAIHCEGHYAVYAIQVHVIEDNHHKAWHIYRRYSKFLELKKQLVKRFPTLERVPFPGKKAFQNTQRAVLEHRMEVLNRFLGEICARAELSEDMMTIIRNFLEPDTDDRKMHGGTVVKTIESLKSGMSKIRNMPDTLVGGISRMFLGKGPLKERTFYDIQDIPTLELQQTEYPALASALHLLDEVFDLQNKSQWLRRGLINRLLGAPWVSHATNKRIVQTAGSLLAMDKLEAILSSIINNMWPEGDRFNPSATLREDSTRLRTKLAAKISLFALLSDDLKHVVGSVTCNSGLLQFFQMLQNRKLNTRLLLILLNQLLLVIFQTENFTKHAIAASCPTAVATANTDNAPPMSFRFGSSVGSSTTVTGTSARKTGKY